In Paenibacillus kyungheensis, the following are encoded in one genomic region:
- the clpP gene encoding ATP-dependent Clp endopeptidase proteolytic subunit ClpP: protein MTTIPYVVEQTDRGERSYDIYSRLLKDRIIMVSGEVEDQMANVIVAQLLHLAAEDEQKDIQMYINCPGGSVSAGFAIYDTMQFIKPDVSTICTGMAASFGAILLVGGTIGKRMALPNSEIMIHQPLGGAKGQASDVILYADRLLRSRAKLNEIIADRTGQPLEKVAQDSDRDYFLTAEEAVAYGLVDQVVTRV, encoded by the coding sequence ATGACAACAATCCCTTATGTCGTGGAACAGACGGATCGCGGAGAGCGCAGTTACGATATTTATTCTAGATTATTGAAAGATCGTATTATTATGGTCTCCGGTGAAGTGGAAGATCAGATGGCAAATGTGATTGTCGCCCAACTGCTTCACCTGGCTGCCGAAGATGAGCAAAAAGATATCCAAATGTATATTAATTGTCCCGGTGGTTCGGTGTCTGCTGGGTTTGCGATCTATGATACGATGCAATTTATTAAGCCTGATGTATCAACAATCTGTACAGGGATGGCGGCAAGCTTTGGGGCGATTTTGTTAGTCGGTGGCACGATCGGTAAACGGATGGCTTTGCCCAATAGTGAAATTATGATTCATCAACCACTCGGTGGCGCCAAAGGTCAGGCTTCCGACGTGATTCTGTATGCCGATCGCTTGCTTCGTAGTCGAGCCAAATTGAACGAAATTATTGCTGATCGTACCGGTCAGCCTTTGGAAAAAGTAGCGCAAGATTCTGATCGGGATTATTTTTTAACGGCTGAGGAAGCGGTTGCTTATGGGTTGGTGGATCAGGTTGTGACGCGGGTGTAA
- a CDS encoding RNA polymerase sigma factor: MTLLHIQPQIDCPAKPINPINEYSKEQMLSLYKYCLSLTGHVADAEDLMQDTFLKILSARQKGLPISEQEAYTIRTARNTWIDTMRRRHYFNNYIEQYPLLLNDSPAQQCPQDIELAVQQLMDLLSPWQQAVFMLRDLFGYSAAETAQRLETTEGAVKAALYRARTILAKNSDCNDESIQLAEDAEILMVLHHYVHALYTGDADQIVQLTLMRMNKATQDVHAVAINLLPSQTEHSSYSFIPVGSNAVHSFALYHKKSYQLSSSQIGKAA, from the coding sequence ATGACACTTTTACACATTCAACCACAGATAGACTGTCCGGCAAAGCCTATCAACCCAATCAATGAGTATAGTAAAGAACAAATGCTGTCTTTATATAAGTACTGTCTGTCATTGACTGGACATGTTGCAGATGCCGAAGATCTTATGCAAGATACTTTTCTCAAAATACTATCTGCCCGGCAAAAAGGCTTACCTATTTCAGAGCAAGAAGCATATACGATTCGAACAGCTCGCAATACTTGGATTGATACAATGCGCAGAAGACATTATTTCAATAATTATATCGAACAGTATCCATTACTCTTGAACGATTCGCCAGCACAACAATGTCCACAAGATATTGAACTGGCTGTACAGCAATTAATGGATCTACTATCCCCCTGGCAACAAGCGGTATTTATGTTGCGTGATTTATTTGGCTATTCAGCGGCAGAGACAGCACAGCGGTTAGAGACGACCGAAGGAGCGGTAAAAGCTGCTCTCTATCGAGCAAGGACAATACTTGCCAAAAACAGTGATTGTAACGATGAATCTATTCAGTTAGCTGAAGATGCAGAGATATTAATGGTCTTGCATCATTATGTGCATGCTCTCTATACAGGTGATGCAGATCAAATCGTGCAGTTAACTTTGATGCGAATGAACAAAGCGACGCAAGATGTTCATGCTGTTGCAATTAACTTGTTACCTTCTCAGACGGAGCATTCTAGTTACAGCTTCATACCTGTCGGCTCTAACGCTGTGCATTCCTTTGCGCTATATCACAAGAAGTCTTATCAGTTATCCTCCTCACAGATAGGTAAGGCTGCTTAA